The proteins below are encoded in one region of Sulfolobus islandicus Y.N.15.51:
- a CDS encoding glycosyltransferase encodes MLRSTVIVAAHKRKAFIKDAIKSIKENSLEPTEIIVVKNFKDSEIDSFLGTYHIKNIYTDDETLGGKISLGISESSGDILFFLDDDDLFSKNKIREVVNKFSEYNIGFYHNDQEIFSDKPISSYSSIDNRGFIYYSDIDSQKLKKLLFKFKAGFNTSSIVISRDLAMRCIDLLRNVKITVDTFLLFCAIENKLPIMIDFRRLTHYRRLTSQNSNKDVNLSAIRVYYEDALYFKRIFNSKVLKDFIEMPIIQRELIYKMLSKEISRREALIDVIKNLKYSLKYPTKWNFFLQGLSLMAVFSAEKSRSFYLKKVRSNSMFS; translated from the coding sequence GTGCTAAGATCTACAGTAATCGTTGCCGCGCACAAGAGGAAGGCGTTTATAAAAGATGCTATTAAGTCAATCAAGGAAAATTCATTAGAACCAACAGAAATTATAGTAGTGAAGAATTTCAAGGACAGTGAGATTGACTCTTTTTTAGGTACTTATCATATAAAGAATATTTACACAGACGATGAAACGTTAGGCGGAAAGATTTCATTGGGTATATCTGAGAGTTCTGGCGATATACTATTCTTTTTAGATGATGATGATTTATTTAGTAAGAATAAAATTAGAGAAGTCGTCAATAAATTCAGCGAGTATAATATAGGATTTTATCATAATGATCAAGAGATATTTTCTGATAAACCAATAAGTTCTTATTCTTCTATAGATAACCGAGGATTTATATATTACAGTGATATTGACTCGCAAAAATTGAAGAAGCTTTTGTTTAAGTTTAAAGCTGGATTTAATACAAGCTCCATTGTAATTAGTAGAGATCTAGCAATGAGGTGCATTGACCTATTGAGAAACGTTAAGATAACTGTTGATACATTTCTATTATTCTGTGCCATAGAAAATAAGCTACCTATAATGATAGATTTTAGAAGGTTAACCCATTATAGACGTCTTACGAGCCAGAACAGTAATAAGGACGTAAATCTATCAGCAATCAGGGTGTATTATGAGGACGCATTATATTTTAAGCGGATATTTAATAGCAAAGTTTTGAAAGATTTTATTGAAATGCCAATTATTCAGCGTGAGCTAATATATAAGATGCTTTCTAAAGAAATTAGTAGGAGAGAAGCCTTAATTGACGTGATAAAGAACTTAAAATATTCTTTAAAATACCCAACTAAATGGAATTTTTTCCTTCAAGGACTCTCTTTGATGGCAGTGTTCTCGGCAGAGAAAAGTAGAAGTTTCTATCTAAAAAAAGTACGTAGTAATTCAATGTTTTCCTAA